In bacterium, the genomic stretch AACAAGCCAAGCGCGGTAAAGAATTTGAAATTACAGGTGATGAAATTATTACGTCTCTTGCCCACGACAAAGCTAAACAGCTCGGCATCGTTTTCAAAAAAGCCTCTCCCAAGGCATCAGAAAGCTCGGCTGCACAAACACCATTAAAAGCCGGGGCCGACAAAAAAGTGGCGCTGGGAGCCGATCATGGCGGATTTGCACTCAAAGAATTTTTGAAAAAAATATTAAAAGATTCCGGATATACGGTCATCGACGTCGGAACGAATTCTACCCAGTCCGTCGATTATCCAGATTTTGCTCACGCGGTTGCACAATTGGTTTCGGATGGCGACTGTTTTCGAGGTATCAT encodes the following:
- the rpiB gene encoding ribose 5-phosphate isomerase B, with the protein product MKKLITERKVIEQAKRGKEFEITGDEIITSLAHDKAKQLGIVFKKASPKASESSAAQTPLKAGADKKVALGADHGGFALKEFLKKILKDSGYTVIDVGTNSTQSVDYPDFAHAVAQLVSDGDCFRGIMVDGAGIGSCMTANKVPSVRAAMCYDISSAVNSREHNNANVLTLGGKMIGELVAEQIVKVWLKTEFGGGRHQARIDKITTIEKKYFK